GCCGGGGACGCGCGACTTCATCACCGCGTTCTGGGGCTGCATCCTCGCGGGCCTGGTGCCCGCCCCCATCGCGACTCCCGCCGAGTACGCCGAGGGGATTCCAGGCGTGAGCAAGCTGCTGGCGGCCTGGACGGCGCTCCGCGAGCCCCTCCTCCTCATCGACGCCTCGCAACAGGCCTCACTCCAGGCGTTCGCCACGCGTCACGGCCACTCGGTGAAGACGGCCACCGTCGAGGAGCTCGTCCGCCATGAGCCGGCCAGTCCACACCTGGACGCGGCGCCCGAAGACATCACGCTGCTGCTGTTCACCTCGGGGAGCACGGGCACGCCCAAGACGGTGCCCCTGAGCCACGAGGCCCTCCTCACCGAGGCCCGCGGCACCGCGCGGGTGATGAACACGGGTCCCCAGGACGTGTCCTTCCACTGGATGCCGCTGGAGCACGGCGGCAGCCTGGCGATGGTCCACACCCGCGACATCCTCTCCTCCTGCGCGGAGGTGCATGTCCCCACGCAGCTCATCCTCGGCGAGCCCCTGCGCTGGCTCGACTGGATGGAGCGCCATGGCGCCACGCTGAGCTGGGCGCCCCACTTCGCCTTCGGCCTGATTGTCGGCGAGCTGGGCCGCAAGCCGTCGACACGGCGGTGGGACCTCTCCCGGATCCGCGTCCTGGTCAACGGAGGAGAAGCCATCGTCTCCAGGACGGCGCGGGAGTTCCTGCGGGCCCTGGCCCCCCACGGCCTGCGCGACTCCGCGATATGGCCGGCCTGGGGCATGTCCGAGACCTCGTCGGGCGTCACCTACCACTCCGACTTCAACCTCTCCACGTCGTCGGACGAGGACACCGTCGTCGCGCTCGGGCCGCCCATCCCGGGCGTGCGGCTGCGCATCGTGGATGACGAGGACCACGTGCTGCCCGAGGGAGAGATTGGCGCCCTGCAGATTCAAGGGCCGTCGGTGCTGCGCGGCTATGTCGACAACGACGCCGTCAACCGCGAGTCCTTCACGCAGGATGGCTGGTTCCGCACGGGTGACCGCGCCTTCCTGCGCGACGGGCGCCTGACGCTGACGGGCCGCTCACGCGACACCATCATCATCAACGGCGCCAACCACTTCGGCCACGAGATTGAAGCCACCGTGGAGGAGCTGCCGTTCATCGACCGCTCGTTCACCGCGGCGTGTGCGCTCCGCGTGAGTGGAGCGTCGACGGACCAGCTCGCGCTCTTCTTCCACCTGCTGCCGGGCACGAACGAGCAGGAGGCTCTTCGAAGCATCCGCGCCGCGGTGGCCAGGAACCATGGCGTCCAGCCCCACCACCTCGTCCCCGTCGAGCGCGCGGACATTCCCAAGACGGACCTGGGCAAGATTCAGCGCACGCAGCTCGCCAGTCGCTACGCGGCGAAGCTGGAGGCGGCGAGGCCTCGCGCGGACAGCCACGAGCGACTGCCCGCGTGGTTCTACCGGACCACCTGGCCCGCCGCGCCGCTGGACGTCGACGTGCATGGCGCGGAGCGGGCCTCCGTGGCGCTCCTCATCGAGGATGATTCGCGGCTGGGCGAGTCCCTCCGCCAGGAGCTGGAGCGTCGCGACCAGCCCCATGTCACCGTCGTGCCGGCGTCGACACCCGGGCTCATCCGCGAGGGCCCGCGCCGCTATCGCCTGGATGTGGAGAACCCGGTCCACCACCTCCAGCTCTTCAAGCAACTGCGCGAGGAGGGGCTGCTGCCCCGCCACATCCTCCACCTCGCCGCGCCCACCGCGATGGGCGTCCCCGAATCCTTCGAGGCGCAGCGCGAGGCCTGCCTGCGGACGTGTGGCTGGCTCGTCCCGCTGCTCGGTGCGCTCGATGCGCAGCGGCCCGAGCAGGTGCTGTTGAAGGTCATCGCCAGCCACAGCCTGCGCGTCGGTGAGGACGACCGGGTGGCCGTGCATCACGCGCCCCTGCGCGGCCTGCTGGCGACCGCGCAGCTCGAGCTTCCCTGGCTGCGCACGAGCCACGTGGACCTGCCCGCTGGAGATGCGGAGGGCAACGCGCGCCGCATCCTGGCCGAGGTCGATGCGCTCAGCGTCGAGCCCCTCGTCGCCTGGAGGGCGGAGGGTCGCCACGTCGCGAGGATGGTGCCCACGCACGCGGAGGGCTCGCTCATCGATGTCCCCGGCTTCGAGCCGGGCAGCCTGTTCGTCATCACCGGGGGGTTGGGCCACGTGGGTCGGGTCCTCACCGAGTGGCTCGTCACCCGGCAGCAGGCCCGGGTGCTGCTGCTCGGCCGTACGCCCGAGGCGGGCCTGCCCGAGGTGTCACGCGCGGCCCTCGCGGCGCTGCGGAGTCGAGGCGAGGTGCTGTATCGCGCCGTCGACGTCGGGGATGCGGACGCCGTGCGAGCCGCCATCGAGCACGCGGAGGCGCACTGGTCGCGTCCGGTCGACAGGATGCTGCACCTGGCGGGGCACTACGCGGAGAAGACCCTGCTCCAGCTCGCACCCGGAGACCTGGCCGCCGCGTTGGACCCGAAGCTCGCGGGAGCATGGAGTCTGTGGCGCGTGGCGAAGCACCGCCCTGGCTGTCGCCTCATCCTGTTCTCCTCGGTCGTCGGCGCCGTCGGAGGGGCGCTCCAGGGCGCGCATGCCGCGGGCAACGTCACGCTCGAGGCCTTCGCCGAGCAGTGCCACGCACAGAGCCGCGGCGCGGCGGACGCGCCGGTCTGCCAGAGCATCGGCTGGAGCTACTGGCGCGATGAGCGCACCGCGGACCTGGAGGTGACAGGGCAGGCGGCGGCGCGAGGGCACGCCATCATGGAGCCCGCGCAGGCGCTGGAGTCGCTGGCCATCGCCGCCGCCGCGTCGGACACCGTCAGCTGGGTGGGGTTCCTGCCGGGGGGACATCACTTCCGCGCGAGGTTGGACGGCCGTCCGCGCCCTGTGCGCCGCATCGTCGCCCAGGGCGCCGCGCGCCATGTCGAGCTGGCGAAGATCTCCCTCGCGCCGATTCGCGTCGTGGACGCGGCGGGAGTTGCTGTCTCCATCTCGGCGGTCGAGGCCACCTCCAGCATCCAACCGGTGGTGGAAGCGACGGACTCGACGCGGAAGATTCGCCGCCTCTTCGCGGACGCGCTCGGGCAACCCGACGTCGGCGTCGACGACGACTTCTTCGATGTCGGAGGCAACTCCATCCAGTTGGCGCAGCTGCACCGTGCATTGGAGACGGCCTTCGAGCGCGAGGTCCGGTGGGCGGAGGTGCTGCGCTGCCGCACGGTCAACGCGCTCGCGGCGCTGCTCGCGGGCGACTCGACGTCCGAGACGCAGTTCGTGAGCTTCCGGGGGCTGCGCTACGCCTACCGCGTGGTGCCAGGCCCCGAGAAGCCGCTCATCGAATCGCCGCTGCTCATCATCAGCGGCGCCTTCCAGGACATGTACGCGCTGCCGAAGCTCGAGCACCTGTTGCATCCGCTCGGCACGCTCATCATGGCGGACCTGCCCGGCACGGGCGTGGCGGATGACCTGGCGCCGGAGTTCGGCTTCGACTTCCTCGCGGATTGTCTGGAGCACCTGCGCACGCACCTGGGCCATCCGCGCATCAGCGTCATCGGCATCTCCTACGGTGGGTCGACGGCCTACGAGTTCGCGCACCGCTATCCGGACAGCATCGACCGCCTCATCCTCGTGGGGGCGGCGACGGAGCTCCCCACCCAATCCGCCGTGCGCATCGACATCCGCGCGGAGCAGATTCTGGAGGGAGAGCTCGACACGTTCGTCCAGGGGCTGGTCGAGGCGACCATGAACCAGGACCCACGCAATCACGTGCGTGAAGCGGCGGCCACGCGGGTGCTGGTGGAGAAGGCCTTCCATGCCGTCACGCCGCGCGAGGCGCTCCGCTACGCCGACGTGCAGAACCGGCTGATCGCCGAGGCCCGGGAC
The Myxococcus fulvus DNA segment above includes these coding regions:
- a CDS encoding alpha/beta fold hydrolase — encoded protein: MATRGPLTEQAVLEHLRAHCPRQLGPLDVVLVHALPPSRRASDLEDLGLAVLDEPLVNTCQRVVDALLGPGHFKVSVGDVDSTPGALRPRRAPDSTPRVDRSNHPASAAGTAGHSARAALSDGGPALSGAERTLTDVLLAAVARTPEQRITHVEAEGVERTDTYRELLSRSLRVAGGLRAAGLTAGQRVMFQLPGTRDFITAFWGCILAGLVPAPIATPAEYAEGIPGVSKLLAAWTALREPLLLIDASQQASLQAFATRHGHSVKTATVEELVRHEPASPHLDAAPEDITLLLFTSGSTGTPKTVPLSHEALLTEARGTARVMNTGPQDVSFHWMPLEHGGSLAMVHTRDILSSCAEVHVPTQLILGEPLRWLDWMERHGATLSWAPHFAFGLIVGELGRKPSTRRWDLSRIRVLVNGGEAIVSRTAREFLRALAPHGLRDSAIWPAWGMSETSSGVTYHSDFNLSTSSDEDTVVALGPPIPGVRLRIVDDEDHVLPEGEIGALQIQGPSVLRGYVDNDAVNRESFTQDGWFRTGDRAFLRDGRLTLTGRSRDTIIINGANHFGHEIEATVEELPFIDRSFTAACALRVSGASTDQLALFFHLLPGTNEQEALRSIRAAVARNHGVQPHHLVPVERADIPKTDLGKIQRTQLASRYAAKLEAARPRADSHERLPAWFYRTTWPAAPLDVDVHGAERASVALLIEDDSRLGESLRQELERRDQPHVTVVPASTPGLIREGPRRYRLDVENPVHHLQLFKQLREEGLLPRHILHLAAPTAMGVPESFEAQREACLRTCGWLVPLLGALDAQRPEQVLLKVIASHSLRVGEDDRVAVHHAPLRGLLATAQLELPWLRTSHVDLPAGDAEGNARRILAEVDALSVEPLVAWRAEGRHVARMVPTHAEGSLIDVPGFEPGSLFVITGGLGHVGRVLTEWLVTRQQARVLLLGRTPEAGLPEVSRAALAALRSRGEVLYRAVDVGDADAVRAAIEHAEAHWSRPVDRMLHLAGHYAEKTLLQLAPGDLAAALDPKLAGAWSLWRVAKHRPGCRLILFSSVVGAVGGALQGAHAAGNVTLEAFAEQCHAQSRGAADAPVCQSIGWSYWRDERTADLEVTGQAAARGHAIMEPAQALESLAIAAAASDTVSWVGFLPGGHHFRARLDGRPRPVRRIVAQGAARHVELAKISLAPIRVVDAAGVAVSISAVEATSSIQPVVEATDSTRKIRRLFADALGQPDVGVDDDFFDVGGNSIQLAQLHRALETAFEREVRWAEVLRCRTVNALAALLAGDSTSETQFVSFRGLRYAYRVVPGPEKPLIESPLLIISGAFQDMYALPKLEHLLHPLGTLIMADLPGTGVADDLAPEFGFDFLADCLEHLRTHLGHPRISVIGISYGGSTAYEFAHRYPDSIDRLILVGAATELPTQSAVRIDIRAEQILEGELDTFVQGLVEATMNQDPRNHVREAAATRVLVEKAFHAVTPREALRYADVQNRLIAEARDPSLRILKRPVLAFTGEFDPLTPPGHVRNLAATIPGALFTTIREADHLVLMERPEEMADLIRRFLQDHDLHGLDYLSGIECPTNTPPPRNEVAGGTSPFKPRGERFQDGASPE